The following proteins come from a genomic window of Pseudomonas putida:
- the flhF gene encoding flagellar biosynthesis protein FlhF, giving the protein MQVKRFFAADMRQAMKLVRDELGSDAAIIGNRRIAGGVELTAALDYKLSALAPRVPNAELEQELRKTQTRIATAQAELDNRSDATEGSRQLFAGQSLTASQPLIEPHVDVPAPAAPAAPAPVDPRLFDAMRSELSGLRELLEVQLGSLAWSQLQGSKPAQANLWRRLQRIGLSGPIARELLDLTAEIEEPRQAWRMLLAHLARMIEVPEIEPIEEGGVIAMVGPAGMGKTTTLAKLAARYVLKYGPQNLALVSMDSFRIGAQEQLKTLGRILNVPVTYVDPGQSLAQALEPLLRKRVVLIDTAGLQASDPALRMQLESLASRGIASKNYLVLATTSQKQVLTAAYHSYKRCGLAGCILTKLDETASLGDVLSLAISHELPVAYLTDGPRIPDDLHLPRAHQLVTRAVNVQLQDEPSEEAMADMFADLYHNPRRAG; this is encoded by the coding sequence ATGCAAGTTAAGCGTTTTTTCGCCGCCGATATGCGCCAGGCCATGAAGCTGGTCCGTGATGAGCTGGGCTCCGACGCCGCCATCATTGGTAACCGGCGCATCGCTGGTGGTGTCGAACTGACGGCCGCGCTGGACTACAAACTGTCCGCGTTGGCCCCGCGCGTGCCCAATGCCGAGCTCGAGCAAGAGCTGCGCAAGACCCAGACGCGCATCGCCACTGCCCAGGCTGAGCTGGACAACCGCAGTGATGCCACTGAAGGCAGCCGCCAATTGTTCGCCGGGCAGTCGCTGACCGCTTCGCAGCCGTTGATCGAACCGCATGTGGATGTACCTGCCCCTGCAGCACCTGCTGCACCGGCACCGGTCGACCCGCGCCTGTTCGATGCCATGCGCTCTGAGCTGTCGGGCCTGCGCGAGCTGCTTGAAGTGCAGCTCGGCTCGCTGGCCTGGAGCCAGCTGCAAGGCAGCAAGCCGGCGCAGGCCAACCTCTGGCGCCGGCTGCAGCGCATTGGCCTGTCCGGGCCGATCGCCCGCGAGTTGCTTGACCTCACCGCCGAAATCGAGGAGCCGCGTCAGGCTTGGCGCATGCTGCTGGCCCACTTGGCACGCATGATCGAAGTGCCTGAGATCGAGCCGATCGAAGAAGGTGGTGTGATCGCCATGGTCGGCCCCGCCGGCATGGGCAAGACCACCACCCTGGCCAAGCTGGCGGCGCGCTATGTGCTCAAGTACGGCCCGCAGAACCTGGCCCTGGTCAGCATGGACAGTTTCCGCATTGGTGCCCAGGAGCAGCTCAAGACCCTGGGGCGCATTCTCAACGTGCCGGTGACTTATGTAGACCCCGGCCAGTCGCTGGCCCAGGCCTTGGAGCCGCTGCTGCGCAAGCGCGTGGTGCTGATCGATACCGCCGGCCTGCAGGCCAGCGACCCGGCCTTGCGCATGCAGCTGGAAAGCCTCGCCAGCCGCGGCATCGCCTCGAAGAATTACCTGGTGCTGGCCACCACCAGCCAGAAGCAGGTGCTGACGGCCGCCTATCACAGCTACAAACGCTGTGGGCTGGCCGGCTGCATTCTGACCAAACTCGATGAAACGGCGAGCCTCGGCGATGTGCTGAGCCTGGCCATCAGTCATGAACTGCCCGTTGCCTATCTTACCGATGGCCCGCGCATTCCTGACGACCTGCACTTGCCGCGGGCGCACCAGCTGGTTACCCGCGCGGTCAATGTGCAGTTGCAGGACGAGCCCAGCGAAGAGGCCATGGCCGACATGTTCGCTGATCTCTATCACAACCCAAGGAGAGCGGGTTGA
- the fleN gene encoding flagellar synthesis regulator FleN yields the protein MGSMHPVQVIAVTGGKGGVGKTNVSVNLSLALAELGRRVMLLDADLGLANVDVLLGLTPKHTLADVIEGRCELRDVLLQGPGGVRIVPAASGTQSMVHLAPAQHAGLIQAFSEIGDNLDVLVIDTAAGIGDSVVSFVRAAQEVLLVVCDEPTSITDAYALIKLLNRDYGMNRFRVLANMAQSPQEGRNLFAKLTKVTDRFLDVALQYVGAVPYDECVRKAVQKQRAVYEAFPRSKCALAFKAIAQKVDSWPLPANPRGHLEFFVERLVQPTSAGPVL from the coding sequence ATGGGTAGCATGCATCCCGTACAGGTGATCGCCGTAACCGGTGGCAAAGGTGGCGTCGGCAAGACTAACGTTTCAGTGAACCTGTCCCTGGCGCTGGCCGAGCTCGGCCGCCGGGTCATGCTGCTGGACGCCGACCTGGGCCTTGCCAACGTCGACGTATTGCTGGGCCTGACCCCCAAACACACCCTGGCCGATGTCATTGAAGGGCGCTGTGAGCTGCGCGATGTGCTGTTGCAGGGGCCGGGCGGGGTGCGCATCGTGCCGGCGGCCTCTGGCACCCAGAGCATGGTGCACCTCGCCCCGGCCCAGCATGCCGGGCTGATCCAGGCCTTCAGCGAGATCGGCGACAACCTCGACGTGTTGGTGATCGACACCGCTGCGGGGATTGGTGACTCAGTAGTCAGCTTCGTCCGTGCAGCCCAGGAAGTGCTGCTGGTGGTGTGCGATGAACCCACCTCGATCACCGATGCCTACGCGCTGATCAAGCTGCTCAATCGCGACTATGGGATGAACCGTTTCCGCGTGCTGGCCAACATGGCGCAGAGCCCGCAGGAAGGGCGCAACCTGTTCGCCAAGTTGACCAAGGTCACCGACCGCTTCCTCGACGTTGCCCTGCAATACGTCGGCGCCGTGCCCTACGACGAGTGTGTGCGCAAGGCGGTGCAGAAGCAGCGGGCAGTCTACGAAGCCTTCCCTCGTTCCAAGTGTGCGCTGGCCTTCAAGGCTATTGCGCAGAAGGTCGACAGCTGGCCGTTGCCGGCCAACCCGCGCGGGCATCTGGAGTTCTTCGTCGAGCGCTTGGTGCAGCCCACCAGCGCAGGGCCGGTCCTATGA